In Nostoc sp. UHCC 0926, a single genomic region encodes these proteins:
- a CDS encoding GxxExxY protein, translated as METNRLRAASRREDAKDAKRREPSEEVDRLAYAVIGAAIEVHKVLGPGFLEEVYKEALIIEFFRCGIPHVVEKWVTVNYKGHEVGKGRLDFLVANCLIVELKAVQNLAPIHEAQVLSYLKMTNYPLALLINFNVPLLKDGIKRIILSS; from the coding sequence ATGGAAACGAACCGCCTTCGCGCAGCGTCTCGTAGAGAAGACGCCAAGGACGCCAAGAGAAGGGAGCCAAGTGAGGAGGTGGATAGACTAGCTTATGCTGTGATTGGGGCAGCGATTGAGGTACATAAAGTGTTGGGGCCAGGGTTTTTGGAGGAGGTGTATAAGGAGGCGCTAATTATAGAATTTTTCAGATGCGGGATACCTCATGTGGTTGAGAAGTGGGTAACAGTAAATTACAAAGGACATGAAGTAGGCAAGGGTAGATTAGATTTTCTGGTTGCCAATTGTCTAATTGTGGAATTAAAAGCTGTCCAAAATTTAGCCCCAATCCACGAAGCTCAAGTCCTCTCCTACCTTAAAATGACTAATTACCCCCTAGCCCTCCTCATCAACTTTAACGTCCCTCTCCTCAAAGACGGCATCAAACGCATCATCCTCTCTTCTTAA
- a CDS encoding MFS transporter: MKQSISPSPWTFIPTLYFTSGIPYVIINTVSVIFYKKLGIDNTQITLWTSFLYLPWVIKMFWGPIVDIYFTKRKWILYTQFAMFCCLGLIAFSLQLPNFFFISLATLTIGAFISATYDIATDGFYLLTLSPEQQAFFVGIRSLFYRLAVIFGSGILVVLAGQLEVSLNNIPLSWTIAISFSALILAIVFIFHRLILPLPESDNQRQIQTRENIPFWSIISSYFAQDKIINILAFILLYRLGEAMLVKIASLFLLDKPEVGGLGLSTSDVGLVYGTFGVISLICGGILGGLFISKYGLKKCLFPMALALNLPDIFYVYMAYTKPSLTLVYPLVSLEQFGYGFGFTAFSVYLMYICQAEYKTSHFAISTGIMALGMMLPGLISGYLQKAFGYPFFFILVCLLTIPGMIALFFIPLKEEPKRQNN, from the coding sequence ATGAAACAAAGCATATCTCCTTCCCCTTGGACATTCATCCCCACCCTATATTTCACCTCCGGCATCCCTTACGTCATCATCAACACAGTTTCCGTAATCTTTTACAAAAAACTCGGAATAGATAATACTCAAATCACCTTATGGACAAGTTTTCTCTATCTACCTTGGGTCATCAAAATGTTTTGGGGCCCAATTGTCGATATTTACTTTACCAAACGCAAATGGATACTTTATACCCAATTTGCCATGTTCTGCTGCTTGGGTTTGATAGCCTTCTCCTTACAACTGCCAAATTTCTTTTTCATCTCCCTCGCAACATTAACAATAGGAGCCTTTATTTCTGCAACTTATGACATTGCCACAGATGGCTTCTATCTTCTGACTTTATCTCCAGAACAACAAGCATTTTTTGTCGGCATTCGCTCACTGTTTTATAGACTTGCTGTCATTTTTGGCTCTGGAATATTAGTAGTTTTAGCTGGTCAGCTTGAAGTATCTCTCAACAACATTCCTTTGAGTTGGACTATAGCTATTAGCTTCTCAGCTTTAATTTTAGCAATCGTGTTTATTTTCCACCGCCTAATTTTACCCTTACCTGAATCAGATAATCAACGACAAATCCAAACTAGGGAAAATATACCCTTTTGGTCAATCATTAGCTCATATTTTGCTCAGGATAAAATTATAAATATTTTAGCATTTATTTTGCTATACAGACTTGGCGAAGCAATGCTTGTCAAGATAGCCTCTTTATTTTTATTGGACAAACCAGAAGTAGGGGGCTTAGGGCTATCAACATCAGATGTCGGATTAGTCTACGGGACATTTGGAGTAATATCCCTAATTTGTGGAGGAATTTTAGGAGGTTTGTTCATTTCTAAATATGGATTAAAAAAGTGTCTGTTTCCTATGGCTTTAGCTTTGAATTTACCTGATATATTTTATGTATATATGGCTTACACCAAACCTTCGCTAACATTAGTGTATCCTTTGGTTTCCTTAGAGCAATTCGGATATGGTTTTGGGTTTACAGCTTTTAGTGTTTACTTAATGTATATTTGCCAAGCTGAATATAAAACTTCTCATTTTGCCATATCTACTGGCATTATGGCTTTAGGCATGATGCTACCAGGTTTAATTAGCGGTTATCTGCAAAAAGCATTTGGTTATCCATTCTTTTTTATCTTAGTTTGTTTGCTGACCATTCCTGGGATGATTGCTCTCTTTTTTATACCTTTAAAAGAAGAACCGAAGCGTCAGAATAATTAA
- a CDS encoding N-acetylglucosamine kinase, with protein sequence MSYVLGIDGGGSKTVCVLMNDLCQVQGRGEAGPSNYQSIGIEATLQSIQSAIHNAVETAIITNTLNINAICLGLAGVGRAADIEVVKGLVQELQNNKSLPITWALQPANIVICNDALIALVGGIGQPVGIVVAVGTGSIVFGRNHQGHTKRVGGWGYILGDEGSAYKIAIAGMNAALKSYDGREMPTSLVEAFKHHLDLASIEDLIEVIYRREWGVKQIAALAPVIDLAAASGDIVANSIIDDAVKEFVKATSTVIDAIFSYDSVLEVVTTGSVWRGRSNFHERFAASLVKKFPEVNVIFPRYEPAYGAGLLALQTIPN encoded by the coding sequence ATGAGTTATGTTTTGGGAATAGATGGCGGCGGTAGCAAGACTGTTTGTGTCTTGATGAATGATTTGTGTCAAGTGCAAGGTCGTGGTGAAGCAGGCCCATCTAATTATCAGAGTATAGGTATCGAAGCTACTCTACAATCTATTCAATCTGCAATTCACAATGCGGTTGAGACAGCAATAATTACAAATACCCTGAACATTAATGCGATATGCTTGGGTTTAGCAGGTGTAGGTCGTGCAGCAGATATCGAAGTAGTAAAAGGTTTAGTGCAAGAGTTACAGAATAACAAATCTTTGCCTATTACTTGGGCATTACAGCCAGCGAATATTGTAATTTGTAACGATGCTTTAATTGCTTTAGTTGGTGGAATCGGTCAACCTGTAGGAATTGTGGTTGCAGTAGGTACTGGTTCGATAGTTTTCGGGCGAAATCATCAGGGACATACTAAACGAGTCGGCGGCTGGGGGTATATTTTAGGAGATGAAGGTAGCGCCTATAAAATTGCGATCGCTGGTATGAACGCAGCATTAAAATCTTATGATGGACGAGAGATGCCAACAAGTTTGGTAGAGGCTTTCAAACACCATCTTGATTTGGCGAGTATAGAAGATTTAATAGAAGTAATATATCGGCGAGAATGGGGAGTCAAACAGATAGCTGCTTTAGCACCAGTTATAGATTTGGCAGCTGCGTCAGGTGATATAGTAGCGAATAGCATAATTGACGATGCTGTTAAAGAATTTGTAAAAGCTACATCTACAGTAATTGATGCAATTTTCAGTTATGATTCAGTTTTAGAAGTAGTCACAACAGGAAGTGTGTGGCGGGGTAGATCCAACTTCCATGAGAGATTTGCAGCGTCTCTTGTTAAGAAGTTTCCTGAAGTAAATGTGATTTTTCCGAGGTATGAGCCTGCTTACGGTGCTGGTTTATTGGCATTGCAGACAATTCCAAATTAA
- a CDS encoding dienelactone hydrolase family protein encodes MQITKRNVELRVDGSLMRVYVAAPKAAGKYPGIVFYSDIYQLGDPMIRLANYLAGYGYVVAAPEIFHRIEPVGLVIEPDDLGRMRGNDDARRTSVADYDADCLAVIEFLKGESAVSPNKIGTLGFCIGGHLAFRAAFKSEIRASVCCYPTGIPSGKLGKEVADTIQRVSEIKGEMLMVFGTLDPHIPESDRQTIIKAIENANIHHQVFLYEAEHTFMRDDGYRYDSSATTSAWSEIVTFLGRIFAD; translated from the coding sequence GTGCAAATTACAAAGCGCAACGTTGAGTTAAGAGTAGATGGCAGCTTAATGCGTGTTTATGTAGCGGCTCCCAAAGCAGCGGGAAAATACCCTGGTATTGTCTTCTACAGTGATATTTATCAGTTAGGCGATCCAATGATTCGTTTAGCTAACTACTTAGCAGGATACGGCTATGTAGTAGCAGCCCCAGAAATTTTTCACCGAATTGAGCCAGTTGGTTTGGTAATTGAGCCAGACGATCTTGGAAGGATGCGGGGTAATGACGATGCGCGTCGAACCTCCGTAGCTGATTATGATGCCGATTGCCTTGCTGTGATTGAATTTCTGAAAGGAGAGAGTGCGGTTTCTCCAAATAAAATAGGCACTCTCGGCTTTTGTATTGGTGGACATTTAGCTTTCCGCGCCGCATTTAAAAGCGAAATTCGGGCTTCCGTTTGCTGTTACCCTACTGGTATTCCCAGTGGTAAACTGGGTAAGGAGGTAGCCGATACAATCCAGCGGGTAAGTGAAATTAAAGGCGAGATGCTAATGGTATTCGGTACTCTTGACCCTCATATACCAGAGAGCGATCGCCAAACCATAATAAAAGCAATTGAGAATGCTAACATACATCACCAAGTTTTCTTGTATGAAGCAGAGCATACATTCATGCGCGACGACGGTTATCGTTATGATTCTAGTGCTACCACCTCTGCTTGGTCTGAAATAGTAACTTTCTTGGGGCGCATATTTGCAGACTGA
- a CDS encoding McrB family protein gives MNIGGKTKRIFSEFTFDLIERCYVEYGVFFDDVICESNDYDNFLKYVEEPFTQLCQEISTILPVCLAFKPLNNSSSVKNASMVEKLIIDADHVEDCELCLQADFSEIKLLYIQITQWGIKVGVREEIYQNLLHEVTQKKPKAMMELILYKPSILHPEKYLLIEKSEILYYLGFGPLVYEVAKWFKQYLPLLILASADDPIPVIHQYLSEPKEPDFDSWKDKTGFENTELECWLNTINRKGQAIICGSPGTGKTFLAEKMAEYLIGDYGFSELVQFHPAYSYEDFIQGIRPQSQEGKLTYPLVPGHFLEFCKKAESYQDTCVLIIDEINRANLAQVFGELMYLLEYRNREIPLAGGNRFRIPKNVRIIGTMNTADRSIANIDHALRRRFAFIELRPNYDVLRRYPRKTDFPVEGLINILQQLNQAIADKNYEIGISFFLTDNLREDIEDIWRMEIEPYLEEYFFNQLEKVDKFRWDKIKNKLWI, from the coding sequence ATGAATATAGGTGGAAAAACAAAAAGAATTTTTTCCGAATTTACTTTTGATTTGATAGAACGATGCTATGTAGAATACGGTGTCTTTTTTGATGATGTTATTTGTGAATCTAATGATTATGATAACTTTCTCAAGTATGTAGAAGAACCCTTCACTCAGTTATGTCAAGAAATCTCTACAATATTGCCAGTATGTCTTGCATTTAAACCACTAAATAATAGTTCATCAGTAAAGAATGCCTCTATGGTAGAAAAACTTATTATTGATGCAGATCATGTTGAAGATTGTGAATTATGCTTGCAGGCTGATTTTAGCGAAATTAAGTTACTATATATCCAAATAACACAATGGGGTATTAAAGTAGGTGTTCGTGAGGAAATATATCAAAATCTCCTACATGAAGTTACTCAAAAAAAGCCTAAAGCTATGATGGAACTTATTTTATATAAACCATCTATTCTTCACCCAGAAAAATATCTACTTATTGAGAAATCAGAAATTTTATATTATTTAGGATTTGGCCCTTTAGTGTACGAAGTGGCAAAATGGTTTAAACAGTATCTTCCTTTACTTATACTTGCAAGCGCTGATGATCCAATACCAGTGATTCACCAATACTTAAGTGAACCAAAAGAACCAGATTTTGACTCTTGGAAAGACAAAACTGGTTTTGAAAATACAGAACTCGAATGCTGGTTAAACACAATAAATCGTAAAGGACAAGCAATTATATGCGGTTCACCTGGAACAGGAAAAACGTTCTTAGCTGAGAAAATGGCTGAATATTTAATCGGTGATTATGGTTTTTCAGAACTTGTACAATTTCATCCAGCATACTCTTATGAAGACTTTATCCAAGGTATCCGTCCCCAAAGTCAAGAAGGAAAATTAACATATCCACTGGTTCCAGGACACTTTTTGGAATTCTGCAAAAAAGCAGAGTCTTATCAAGATACTTGTGTTTTAATCATTGATGAAATAAACCGCGCTAATCTCGCACAAGTTTTTGGTGAATTAATGTACTTACTTGAGTACCGAAATAGAGAAATTCCATTAGCTGGTGGCAATAGGTTTCGCATCCCGAAAAATGTCCGCATTATTGGGACTATGAATACAGCAGATAGGTCTATTGCCAATATAGATCATGCGCTACGCCGCCGCTTTGCATTTATTGAACTTCGCCCAAACTATGATGTACTGCGACGTTATCCCCGAAAAACAGATTTTCCAGTAGAGGGATTAATTAACATTTTACAGCAATTAAATCAGGCGATCGCAGACAAAAATTACGAAATTGGTATTTCATTCTTTTTAACAGACAACCTACGTGAAGATATAGAAGATATATGGCGTATGGAAATTGAGCCATATTTAGAAGAGTACTTTTTTAACCAGCTAGAAAAAGTAGATAAGTTTCGCTGGGATAAAATCAAGAATAAACTATGGATATAA
- a CDS encoding McrC family protein, which translates to MDINPAQPIILEITEYENKLFPLDQIPDLAGVKLYEKYKTQVDIEFPTYTTKGHWKLKAKGWVSYIPVTPELHLKINPKVPIQNLFGMMEYAYNLKGFRFLEGLMDCESLEEFYNNLAQILARKILEQCRKGLYRTYLPKTQQLSYVRGKLDVQQVIEKPWNVKLKCDYEEHTADIKENQILAWTLYIIGRSSLCSERGSPTIRKAYHALQGLVALQPCSGEDCIARQYNRLNEDYRLLHNLCRFFLENSSPSHERGNHKTLPFLIDMAHLYELFVAEWLKKNTPQGYFFKQQYPIEISQNRHFNIDILLCDADTGKTIAVLDTKYKAPEQAGYTDIYQMISYANTTKCKQAFLIYPKDLTQPLDIKSDQIRVRSLTFSLDDDLDRAGQTFLKNLFLPIALELTPIISKGDR; encoded by the coding sequence ATGGATATAAACCCAGCACAACCAATAATTCTTGAAATTACAGAATACGAAAATAAATTATTTCCACTTGATCAAATACCGGATTTAGCCGGAGTCAAATTATATGAGAAATACAAAACCCAAGTAGATATAGAATTTCCTACCTATACAACGAAAGGACATTGGAAACTGAAAGCTAAAGGATGGGTAAGTTACATTCCTGTAACTCCTGAATTGCATCTAAAAATAAATCCGAAAGTGCCTATCCAAAACCTCTTCGGAATGATGGAATATGCCTACAATTTAAAAGGGTTTCGCTTTCTCGAAGGGCTGATGGATTGTGAATCTCTAGAGGAATTTTATAATAATCTGGCTCAGATATTAGCCCGTAAAATTTTAGAACAATGCCGCAAAGGATTATATCGTACTTACTTGCCTAAAACACAGCAGCTTTCTTATGTGCGGGGAAAGCTAGATGTGCAACAGGTAATTGAAAAGCCGTGGAATGTTAAACTTAAATGCGATTACGAAGAACATACGGCTGATATTAAAGAAAATCAAATCCTGGCATGGACACTTTATATAATTGGTCGTAGCAGTTTATGTTCAGAAAGAGGATCACCAACAATACGAAAAGCTTATCACGCTCTACAAGGATTAGTAGCGCTGCAACCTTGTAGTGGAGAAGATTGTATCGCCAGACAGTACAATCGCCTCAATGAAGACTATCGACTATTACATAATTTATGCCGATTCTTTTTAGAAAATAGTAGTCCCAGTCATGAGAGGGGAAATCACAAAACCCTACCCTTTCTCATCGATATGGCGCATTTATATGAACTTTTTGTTGCAGAATGGCTTAAGAAAAACACGCCACAAGGCTATTTTTTCAAACAGCAATATCCAATAGAAATTAGTCAGAATAGGCACTTCAATATAGATATATTACTGTGTGATGCTGATACTGGCAAAACAATAGCAGTTTTGGATACAAAATATAAAGCCCCTGAACAGGCAGGATATACAGATATTTATCAGATGATCAGCTACGCCAATACAACAAAATGCAAGCAAGCCTTTTTGATATACCCCAAAGACTTGACACAGCCATTAGATATTAAAAGCGATCAAATCAGAGTCCGCAGTCTCACCTTTTCCCTAGATGATGATCTTGATCGCGCAGGTCAAACCTTCTTAAAAAACCTTTTTCTTCCAATCGCCTTAGAACTCACACCGATAATTAGTAAAGGGGATAGATGA
- a CDS encoding FGGY-family carbohydrate kinase: MNLYLGIDFGTSGARGVVIDQEASYIQAEVRYPFQDSPAPIMPKIWQQALFVLMEQIPDQLRRKIKAIAINGTSSTVLLVDAVGNPTDAPLLYNDARGSLVLEHLRSIAPPNHTVLSATSSLAKLLWMRQLPSFSEARYFLHQADWLAFLLHGYLGISDYHNALKLGYDVEELKYPEWLEKLQIPIQLPKVLTPGTPIAKLRPEIADKFGLCRDCQVCAGTTDSIAAFLGSGAKLPGEAVTSLGSTLVLKLLSRTRVEDARYGIYSHRLGDLWLTGGASNTGGAVLKQFFTNAELESLSREIDASIASELDYYPLLKAGDRFPINDPNLPPRLEPRPDQPVEFLHGLLESIARIEARGYELLQQMGADKLICVYTAGGGAANDIWTTIRARYLQVPVVASVYTEAAYGTALLAMGDGRRGEQE; encoded by the coding sequence ATGAATTTGTATTTGGGTATCGACTTCGGCACATCTGGCGCCCGCGGTGTGGTGATTGACCAGGAAGCTTCTTATATCCAGGCTGAGGTACGATATCCCTTCCAGGATTCACCAGCCCCTATTATGCCAAAAATTTGGCAGCAGGCTTTATTTGTGCTGATGGAACAAATACCTGACCAATTGCGGCGAAAAATTAAAGCGATCGCAATTAATGGTACTTCTTCTACCGTCTTGCTGGTCGATGCTGTTGGTAATCCAACAGATGCACCATTGCTGTATAACGATGCGCGGGGATCATTGGTGCTAGAGCATTTGAGGAGCATAGCACCCCCCAATCATACCGTGTTGAGTGCCACCTCCAGCCTGGCCAAACTTTTGTGGATGAGGCAATTACCTTCTTTTAGCGAAGCTAGATATTTCCTGCATCAAGCTGATTGGCTGGCGTTTCTCCTACATGGGTATTTAGGGATTAGCGATTACCATAATGCTTTAAAGCTGGGTTATGACGTGGAAGAGTTGAAATACCCCGAATGGCTAGAAAAGCTGCAAATACCGATACAGCTACCCAAAGTTTTAACTCCTGGGACTCCCATTGCAAAATTGCGCCCTGAAATAGCCGATAAGTTCGGTTTGTGCCGTGATTGTCAGGTGTGTGCAGGTACAACTGATAGTATTGCCGCTTTTCTCGGCAGTGGGGCAAAATTACCTGGTGAAGCCGTGACTTCTCTGGGTTCAACATTGGTACTAAAGTTATTAAGTCGTACCCGTGTAGAAGATGCCAGATATGGGATTTACAGCCATCGGTTGGGTGATTTGTGGCTGACTGGGGGTGCTTCTAATACTGGGGGTGCAGTACTTAAGCAATTTTTCACAAACGCTGAGTTAGAAAGCCTTAGCCGGGAGATTGATGCTTCAATTGCCAGCGAGTTAGATTATTATCCATTATTGAAAGCAGGCGATCGCTTTCCGATTAATGATCCCAATCTACCCCCACGTTTGGAACCACGCCCAGATCAGCCAGTGGAATTTTTGCATGGGTTGTTAGAAAGCATTGCCCGCATAGAAGCGCGAGGGTATGAATTATTACAACAAATGGGTGCAGACAAGTTGATCTGTGTTTATACTGCTGGCGGTGGCGCAGCGAATGATATTTGGACTACAATTAGGGCGCGTTATTTGCAGGTTCCTGTAGTAGCGTCAGTATATACAGAAGCTGCTTACGGGACGGCGCTATTGGCGATGGGGGACGGAAGAAGGGGTGAACAAGAGTAA
- the psaM gene encoding photosystem I reaction center subunit XII, protein MPILDTLYIAQVSSISDTQVYIALVVALIPGVLAWRLATELYK, encoded by the coding sequence ATGCCTATCTTAGATACTCTGTACATCGCTCAGGTGTCTTCCATCTCAGATACTCAAGTCTACATCGCTCTAGTTGTGGCGCTGATCCCAGGAGTTCTAGCTTGGCGATTAGCCACAGAACTTTACAAATAA
- a CDS encoding tetratricopeptide repeat protein, translating to MNIHSFLADDDQQSKQYKYVLNSTNKVQEQRMNDRSESTLGDSYLRSCALKSAQQGDYTEAIALLSQLISCHPHNAVDYNNRGLIYFQSGERQKALSDYNTALKINPNLASAYNNRANYYAACGELAAALADYDQAINFNPRHVRAWINRGITWRDLGQYEEAIENFEVALLFGQLEGHIWAERGRTYHLWGDWNCAIADYRRALTQLPSIDNSKNITGCRLRLQLENWLNELLSESAS from the coding sequence ATGAATATTCACTCATTTTTAGCTGACGATGACCAGCAAAGTAAGCAATACAAATATGTTCTAAATAGTACAAACAAAGTTCAAGAGCAGAGGATGAACGATCGCAGCGAATCTACTTTAGGGGATAGCTACTTACGCTCTTGTGCTTTGAAGTCGGCTCAACAAGGAGATTATACTGAGGCGATCGCACTTTTAAGCCAACTAATTTCCTGCCATCCGCACAATGCCGTTGATTACAATAACCGCGGGCTAATTTATTTCCAAAGTGGTGAAAGGCAAAAAGCGCTTTCCGACTATAATACTGCCCTCAAAATCAATCCCAATTTGGCTAGTGCTTATAATAATCGGGCAAATTACTACGCTGCTTGTGGAGAATTAGCAGCAGCACTTGCCGACTACGATCAAGCGATTAATTTTAATCCTCGCCATGTCCGGGCATGGATTAACCGAGGCATTACCTGGCGTGACTTGGGGCAATATGAGGAGGCAATTGAGAATTTTGAGGTAGCACTGCTTTTTGGTCAACTAGAAGGTCATATCTGGGCTGAACGCGGCAGGACTTACCATCTTTGGGGCGACTGGAATTGTGCGATCGCTGATTATCGTCGCGCCCTCACTCAACTGCCCTCTATCGACAACAGCAAGAATATTACTGGTTGTCGCTTGCGTTTACAACTCGAAAATTGGCTAAACGAGTTGCTATCTGAATCAGCGTCCTAA
- a CDS encoding glutathione S-transferase family protein yields MLKLYGGARSRASIVQWYLEELGIPYEFVKLDMQAGEHLQLAYLAINPVGKVPAIVDGDFQLWESGAILLYLADKYAKTALSLQERAVFSQWVLFANATLSPGIFVEASREREMPRLLTPLNEIFSKQPFLLGNEFTVVDVAVGSILNYIPIMLKLDLSSYPAVLNYMKKLSERPAFQKSIGKGA; encoded by the coding sequence ATGCTAAAACTTTACGGCGGCGCTCGTAGTCGAGCGTCAATTGTCCAATGGTATTTAGAGGAATTAGGAATTCCCTACGAATTCGTCAAGCTCGATATGCAGGCAGGTGAACATCTCCAGCTTGCATATTTGGCAATTAACCCAGTTGGTAAAGTTCCAGCAATTGTTGATGGAGATTTTCAGCTTTGGGAATCTGGGGCAATTTTGCTATATCTTGCTGATAAGTACGCTAAAACTGCACTTTCACTCCAAGAACGTGCTGTATTTTCCCAATGGGTGTTGTTTGCCAATGCGACCCTTAGTCCAGGAATTTTTGTAGAAGCAAGTCGGGAGCGGGAAATGCCCCGCTTGTTGACTCCATTAAATGAAATTTTTAGTAAGCAACCTTTTTTGCTGGGTAATGAATTCACTGTTGTCGATGTGGCAGTGGGGTCTATTTTGAATTACATTCCCATCATGTTGAAGCTAGACCTCAGCTCCTACCCAGCGGTGTTGAACTATATGAAGAAGTTATCTGAGCGTCCGGCATTTCAAAAAAGTATTGGCAAAGGGGCTTGA
- a CDS encoding YajQ family cyclic di-GMP-binding protein, protein MASTFSFDIVSDFDRQELVNAVDQVIRDIKGRYDLKDTQTTVELVEESINVSTDSEFTLDSVHTILREKAAKRNLSQKIFDFGKVESASGNRVRQEIKLKKGISQEIAKQISKLIRDEFKKVQASIQGDVVRVSAKSKDDLQVVMQRLKQEDYPVALQFTNYR, encoded by the coding sequence ATGGCTTCTACTTTTTCCTTTGACATTGTGAGCGACTTTGACCGACAAGAGTTGGTTAACGCTGTCGATCAAGTTATCCGAGACATCAAAGGTCGTTACGACCTCAAAGACACTCAAACTACTGTCGAGTTAGTCGAAGAAAGCATTAACGTTAGTACTGATAGCGAGTTTACCTTAGATTCTGTACACACCATCCTGCGGGAAAAAGCCGCCAAGCGTAACCTCTCCCAAAAAATCTTTGATTTTGGCAAGGTTGAATCAGCTAGTGGTAATCGCGTCCGTCAAGAAATCAAACTCAAAAAAGGCATCAGTCAAGAAATCGCCAAACAAATTTCCAAATTGATTCGCGACGAATTCAAAAAGGTACAAGCTTCAATCCAAGGCGATGTTGTGCGGGTTTCTGCCAAATCTAAAGATGACTTACAAGTAGTCATGCAGCGGCTGAAACAAGAAGACTACCCAGTTGCTTTGCAATTTACAAATTATCGTTAA
- a CDS encoding MAPEG family protein: MIIFLYSIAAAAVLIYLPFLVVAYARVLIGYEMFSTPRAMFDKLPPYAQRATWAHQNTFEAFMVFAAAALMAYVTGVNSSTAQLAAIAFVVARLLYSIFYILNIPLLRSLMFGIGILGSATLIFLSIIQATS, translated from the coding sequence ATGATAATTTTTTTGTACTCGATCGCAGCTGCTGCCGTTCTGATTTACCTACCATTTTTGGTGGTAGCTTATGCCCGTGTGCTGATTGGGTATGAAATGTTTTCTACTCCTCGTGCTATGTTTGATAAATTGCCACCATACGCCCAACGAGCTACTTGGGCACATCAGAACACCTTTGAAGCGTTTATGGTGTTTGCGGCAGCTGCATTGATGGCATACGTAACTGGTGTAAATTCTTCTACAGCACAACTGGCTGCGATCGCCTTTGTGGTGGCCCGTTTGCTATACTCAATTTTTTATATTTTGAATATACCCCTTTTGCGATCGCTGATGTTTGGCATTGGCATCCTTGGCTCTGCCACTCTCATCTTCTTGAGCATCATCCAAGCTACTAGTTAA
- a CDS encoding DNA recombination-mediator protein A translates to MSQSTDLINLDTLAQELATIQQTGSKRIALLGSRHVPITHQNLIEMMTYALVLSGNRIITSGATGTNSAAIKGATRADPNLLTVILPQSLERQPLESRQQLEQVMHLVENSSNDNLSLAEASYLCNKEIVSRCQQLICFAFHDSRTLLQTCQDAEEQRKVVTLFYFD, encoded by the coding sequence TTGAGCCAATCAACAGACCTAATTAACCTCGATACATTAGCGCAGGAACTGGCGACAATCCAGCAAACGGGTTCTAAAAGAATTGCCTTGCTGGGTTCTCGTCACGTCCCGATTACGCATCAGAATCTTATTGAAATGATGACATATGCCCTAGTTTTATCGGGTAATCGCATCATTACTTCTGGTGCTACAGGTACAAATTCAGCTGCCATCAAGGGAGCAACGCGGGCTGATCCGAATTTGTTAACGGTGATTCTACCCCAAAGCCTGGAACGCCAGCCTTTGGAATCGCGCCAGCAACTAGAACAGGTAATGCATCTAGTGGAAAATTCCAGTAATGATAATCTGTCCCTTGCTGAAGCTAGTTACCTGTGCAACAAGGAAATTGTCTCTCGTTGTCAGCAACTGATCTGCTTTGCATTTCACGACAGTCGCACCCTGTTGCAAACTTGTCAAGATGCAGAAGAACAAAGAAAAGTAGTGACCCTCTTCTACTTTGATTAG